CCTATCCCCAGCGAACGGCGGCATTGATCATTTACGGCAGCTTCGCCCGGGCCATCCGCACAGCCGATTATCCTCACGGCATCAGCGAGCAAGAGTTGTCCACTTTCATCGATCACCTGGAGCGGCACTGGGGCGGACCATGGGGCGTGCGTCATTGGGCGCCCAGCCTTCAGGGCGATATCGCCTTTCGAAACTGGTGGGCCGCCTTTCTTCGGTTAGCCGCCAGTCCTGGAGCAGCGGCGACCACTTTGAAAATGCTCATGGAGATCGATGTCCGCCACATCCTGCCGGCGATCCAGATCCCCACGCTCGTCGTGCATGCCTCCAGGGATCGCATGCTCAGCATCGCCCATGCCCATTACCTCGCCGATCATATTCCCGGAGCCAAATTGGTCGAGGTGGACAGCGAAGACCATTTTCCATTCATTGCCGCACCGGATCTGATCGTCGGAGAAATCGAAGAATTTCTCACCGGCGCCCGCCATGAAAAGGAATCCGACCGCGTACTGGCAACCATCCTCTTTTGCGATATCGTCGATTCAACCAATATGGCCGCCGCCAAGGGGGACCGCATTTGGCGTGATCTTCTCGAGCAGTATTATCAGCTGGTCAGAAAAGAGCTGAGCCTTTTCCGAGGCATGGAAATCGACACAGCCGGCGACGGACTGCTGGCCGCCTTCGACGGGCCGGCCCGCGCCATCCGCTGTGCCCGCCAATGTGCCGCGAAGGTGCACACGCTCGGACTGAGATTGCGCGCCGGTTTGCATACCGGCGAGTGTGAAAGGATCGGTGACAAGCTGAGCGGTATTGCAGTGCACATCGGTGCCCGTATTGTTCAACACGCTCAACCCGATGAGGTCCTAGTATCCGGCACGGTTCGCGACCTGGTGGTAGGATCAACGATTCAATTTGAAAATCGGGGCAAACACATCCTCAAGGGCGTTCCCCAGGAGTGGCAGCTGTTCGCCGTGACATCTGCGTGATGTGCGATGCGGCGAGGGGGATTCAGGCATCCATGGTTGCGGTTGTCTGCTTCTCAATCTCGTGAGCAACTATTTGCCGGGCCTTCTCAAATTTTTCAATCAATTGTGTTGTGTTTTCGGGTGTCAGGGATTTGCCCTCGAACGCCATCATACGGTAGAGTTCTCCGGTCACCCACTTCTTGCTGAAGTAGAGCATGTCCTTGATTTTGATCATTTCAATACGCGGGTTGCCGCTGTTTCCCGAAGCACCATGATCATGCACACCTCTTGCTAGGGCGATGCGCCAGATCTCCCATCCTCGCGACCTGGCGGTAAAGGAATAATCGCTGTCGCTGCCGATAAAGACAAGATTTTTATCCATCAGCCCGATCTCTTCGATCATCTCTCTGCGCAGAATCATGCAGGCGCCGTTGGCCCAGTAAACCGGCTCGCTCTCTTTAAAACGGTGGAGGGGTCCATGGAGATGTTTTCCCAAGGGAAAGGCATCGAAGCATCCTGCCCAAATCACATAATCGGCCTGTTGGGGATGGATTTGAAGGGGGGCGCCGATGCCGCAACGCGGGTTGCGGTTCATGAAGTTGACCATCTCCTCGACTGCGTGGGGTTCAAGGTACATATCTTGGTTTAACAGGATCATGTATTTGACCGGCTTTTTAAGAAAATGGCGAATCCCTTCATTTATAGCGGCGGTAAAGTAGATGTTGTCCTCTGAGTTGTTGCGGATGAAGATGTCCACGGGCATGGTTTGGCGCCGGAGATGCAGCAGACATTTATCCAGTTGTGTTCGATTTTTATAAAATGGAATGATGACCGGTATCATATCATGCCCTTGGATAGGATGGTTTCAGCCACCTGGATGCCCGTTGCGGGCTGCCTGTTGATGCTGTTTTGAATCGGTTCTGTTTTGAACGGCAAAGGTGAATCGAAAATAAATGGGGAAGGGTATTCGTCGCAATGGGTAGCGCGGCCTGGGATAGGTGTCAATACGGTGCGTCCCACTTCGGCCAGTTTACGGAATATTAAGAAATCTAATGGAATTTTTCCGTTGCAAAAATGACGAAACACTTGCTGATCAGCCTTGAGCGTGCCGGCCTTGACAGCGAACGTCATGGTCGTTGAATTGGTATGTTTCCAATGGGATGAAGAGGTCAGAATCACTTTTGTGTTTTCTCCGCCACTGGATACCAATGGATTAGGGCTTTTTGCCATATACTTGTCGGCATGATCATAAAGGCTCACATAATCGGCGCGTTCGAGCCCCTCTGCGATGTATTGGGGACCTTTGGGCTGGTGCAGATAATCGTCCTCTACCAGGTAGACCGACTGGGCATCATCAAAGCCCACGGCAATGTTTAGAGCATGGATGAAGCTTGCAGAATTTCCGAGAGATGTCCTTTCGATAGAGTTGGAAAAACGGCTCAAGAATTCGATGGTCGCCTCACTGGTGTTGTCTGCGACGATAATCAGGTTGTCGTTTCCAAATACCTCGATAAAATTCAAAAAACATTGACGCTTGTTGATTTGCGGGATTTTGGTGCCACCATTTCGGTGATCGCAAATACGATAAATAATTTTCAGTTTGCTGTTATCAGCAACACGTTGTCTTGGAGGTGCCTTAAGTGCGTCCGTATTAGGAAATGAAATTTTCATTTGGGCCTGATTGAATGTTGTATTGGATTGTGATTGATAACAATTAGAATTTTTATAAGGTTTTGAATTGTAACCCTTTCTGATGATTTCCATTGATCTACTCACAAGCGCTTCGACTTCAATATCGATGTGAAAACGCTTGGCGCTTCGAAAACATGCTTCGTAATCGAATTGATGATCCAGGATATGCTCAAATTCTTCAATGGTGTTTGCTTTATACCCATTGACGTCATTAATTATCAATTCAGGCAAAGCGCCATTGCAAGTTCCCAGTACAGGGGTCCCCTTGGATATACTTTCAAGAATAGTTCGACCGAATGGCTCAGACATCTGACTGGGCATCAAGAAAAGTCGCGCCTTGGAAAATGCTTCTCTATGAGCTATGCCTCGCTTTAATTCACCTCTGAACTCGAAACCCTTGATTGTTTTACTCAGCTCCATTAATTGATTTTCAAGGGGTTTGTTGCCCGTTCCGTATGCCAAAAAGTTCTTTTCTGGATGTCTTCTGGCCAGTTCGACGAATAGGTCCAGACCTTTTGTTCGCCAGCCCCAGTTCAGTCCGGCTACCCATAAATAATAGTCCTGACGGTCGGAAGGGGGACATAAGAAATACTCATCTTCTGATAGCCCTGTGTGCAAGGAGAATGATACCGCCTGTTGCCATTCGGAGTTAGGGTCAACCCATTGGTTGAACTGAAATTCAGAAACAAAACGGTACCAAGTATTTTCACGAAAGGCAAACCACTCGCTTTTCTTTTTCGTATCCGGAACGAATTCATGAAATGTGCAAATTATTGGAATGCCCAAAGACTTCAAGGACTCAGCAGACCAGAAACTTTGAGACCAAATCACATCGGGTTTAACTTCTTTGATGATGGCCGGTAGGCTTTGGGCAAAGGGCCAAACATTTTTTTCAGGGCCAGGCAGTGGCGGAACATCCGATTCAATTATTTCAAACGGATATTCATTGATAACTGTTCTTTTGGGTACGATACAAACAAAATCCTTATGAGTATTGTGCAGACCCCAAGCTAAGTTTTCCACACATGCTTCTATGCCACCGTACGATATGGTAGGAAATTGCTGAAGGTCGCGACTCCCAATCAATGCAATTCTCATAATGAAAGCCTAAGATGCTGACTTGTTTTGCCCTGAAAAAGTAAAAGTATTTATATTTCAAAACAAATCAATAAATTCACTTTACAGCCTTTGGTATATTTCCTTAAAATAAGAATAAAAGATAATTGGCCCACTTAGGTAATGTTATCGTACAATTACACAACACCTCTTCCAGATATCACACCAAGCTACGTAAAAATTCGGGAAGATAACTTTGAGGCTTTAAATTTAGCAGGGTTCTTCTGTCACTTTGAAGGTCCTTAAAGGACAGGTGTTCTATCTCACGCATCGTCAAATCAAGCATGTTTTCAGCTTCACCTCGGCATACCACGCCGACCCCGAAATCGCAGTCAAGGACGAACACCCGTAGATCGTTGCGTGTGGACCGAAGCCGTACGACCGATTTCCACACATCACCGCACCAATTTCCATTCCATCCAGCAAGGTTCATTCTATGGGCAGCTTCCCAAGATTCGGCCGGTAAAGCAGATGCCTCGCTTGGCGGATTGCAGTCGTGCATGAGAATCAACCCTCCGTTTGCAAGAAAATCCAAAGCATTGGATACATCTTGATAGGATTGATGATAAGTGTTCAGCCCATCCACGAAGGCCACATCGATCTTTTGCTTGTCGAATATCAAAGGTGCATGTCGTGCAAAAAATACATCCGAGGTTAAATAGTAGAATTCACAGCTATCGACCAACTTAAATGTCGGCGGGGGATTTTCGTTCGTGGCCCTGAGCGTAAGGTGAACGGCTTTGCTGGAACCGGACTGCAAGCATTTAAAATGCGTCACCATCACATTTGTCATCATTTTGTCGACGAAGTCTTGAGATGGTGTCGGATCAACACCATATTTATTTTTAGCATCGATATTACAGAAGCATTCTCCTGCGTCTATACCAATTTCCAGATAGGTATTCGCTTTGGTATGATTTATGATTCGTTGAATAATTTCGAAATGATTCAATGAATTATCATTCGTTTCAAATTCGGATGGGAAAGGTTTATCCATCGCAGCAAGACGATCCTGAGCAATCTTAAGATGAGGGTTACACTGTAGAGATTGCCGATAACTTTTAATAGCATCATCCTTTTTGCATTGATGCGCATACGTTTCCCCGAGATTATAATGATATTCGGCAATTAAGGGATTGACGTCAATCGCTTTCTTGATGAGTTGCCCGGCTTCATTCAGTTTTCCGCGTTGCAACGAGAGGACACCCAGTAAATTCAAAGCATCAGGATCAAATGGATTTTGGGAGAGAATAGTTCTATAAAGAACCTCCGCGGCTTCTAACTCACCAGTTTGATGGATTGCCATGGCATCTTTTAAAATGGATTCTATTTTCATTATGTTTTCGCTTTCTATCTAGGAATTGGCAATAAAAAAATAAAGCAAATTTCAGGCCATCATCTTTTGTTTAACATGATCCGAAAATTTTCCGGGAAATAGATGATGCTAATGATGTGAAGCAGGAGACCACTGTTTAAGTTCCTCGACCAAGGTAGATACCAGAGCCCTCCAATCATCTTTTTCTGGTTGTCTAAAAAGGCGTGCCGTCGGATACCATGGGGTGTCCGAACGGATTTGAAGCCAACGCCAATCGGCTGCATGAGGCAATAGAATCCACACTGGTTTTCCCATGGCGCCGGCCAGATGGGCGGTGGCTGTATCAATGGAGATGACCAGATCCAGATGACTGATAGCTGCTGCTGTCGCATGAAAATCAACTAGAGAATTACCCCAATGTATCATATTGGCATGTTCGAGAAGGTCGGCGGTGATACCTGGCGGCAATTGTTTCTGCAGACTAAAAAATTGTAAATTTGTCATTACTTTCGTCAACCTTGAGATAATTTCCCACGGGCAAGAGCGTCGGGGGTCTGTTGCGCTTCCGGACCATACAAGACCAATGCGAGCTCCACATCGAGAAGAAAGTCGGGATTGCCACCGGGATACTTCCACTGGCGAAGGATGCAAATATGGTATTTGTGCTGGGATGCTTTCTATAGTCGTTCCGAAAAGAAGCGGAAGGCTCATCAGTGGAACATAGAGATCATAATCTATTTCCCGAGGCTTTAGACGGCCAAAGGGAATGATTCGATCGACAGATGTTATGTGTTCCAACAGAGATACGAGGGAGGCATGGACCTCAAGGGTTACGGTGCCACCTAATGCTTTGACCATCGGCATATAGCGGCAAAACTGAATGACATCTCCCAAACCCTGTTCACAATGCACCAATAGCCGTTTATCTTGAAAAGGTGCTCCATTCCAACGTAAGATGTTGAGTTGATGAGGGTATACTTGTCGCGCCGATTGGCGATGAAAACGCCATTCATATTCTTGCCATCCATTGCGGAAGTCTCCTTCAGCCAACAATGCTATCGCATGGTTGAAGTGTGCTTCAGGATAATTCGGATTCAGTTTCAGGGCGGTTTCATACCAGATTTTGGCTTTTTTCAGGTCGCCTTGATCGTGCCATGTCTTGCCAATGTTGTTCAAGGCCTTCAAATTTTCAGGATCAAATGCCAGCGCCCGGCCATATGGGGCAAGCGCACCGTTTGATCTTCCTTCTTTATAAATGGTATTCCCCAAATTGATCAACGCATCGGTATCACGGGGATTTAAATCTATTGCGCAACGGTATGCGTTCTCTGCTTCCAAGAGCATATCCATTGCCTGCAGAACGTCCCCGCGGCAGCGATGGAAGCGTGAGTCTTTTGGATTGATTGAAAGAGCCTTGTTGAACTGTGACAATGCAGCATCCCAGTCCCCGAGTTCCATGAGGACACGCCCGTGAAGGTAAAACACATCCGGTTCGTCTGGGTAGCTCAAGGCAAGTCGAGCGTAGGCAATGGATGCAGCCTGCCAATTCCCGCTGGCGACAAATTTCTCGGCCTC
This Desulfatitalea tepidiphila DNA region includes the following protein-coding sequences:
- a CDS encoding adenylate/guanylate cyclase domain-containing protein; the protein is MAAKTKYAKSGDVHIAYQVVGHGNLDLVVVPGFVSHVEYIWEEPRAARFLNGLTDFARLILFDKRGTGLSDRVGTVPTLEDRMDDVRAVMDAAGSSQAVVMGISEGGPLALLFGATYPQRTAALIIYGSFARAIRTADYPHGISEQELSTFIDHLERHWGGPWGVRHWAPSLQGDIAFRNWWAAFLRLAASPGAAATTLKMLMEIDVRHILPAIQIPTLVVHASRDRMLSIAHAHYLADHIPGAKLVEVDSEDHFPFIAAPDLIVGEIEEFLTGARHEKESDRVLATILFCDIVDSTNMAAAKGDRIWRDLLEQYYQLVRKELSLFRGMEIDTAGDGLLAAFDGPARAIRCARQCAAKVHTLGLRLRAGLHTGECERIGDKLSGIAVHIGARIVQHAQPDEVLVSGTVRDLVVGSTIQFENRGKHILKGVPQEWQLFAVTSA
- a CDS encoding glycosyltransferase family 2 protein; translation: MPVDIFIRNNSEDNIYFTAAINEGIRHFLKKPVKYMILLNQDMYLEPHAVEEMVNFMNRNPRCGIGAPLQIHPQQADYVIWAGCFDAFPLGKHLHGPLHRFKESEPVYWANGACMILRREMIEEIGLMDKNLVFIGSDSDYSFTARSRGWEIWRIALARGVHDHGASGNSGNPRIEMIKIKDMLYFSKKWVTGELYRMMAFEGKSLTPENTTQLIEKFEKARQIVAHEIEKQTTATMDA
- a CDS encoding glycosyltransferase family 4 protein, whose amino-acid sequence is MRIALIGSRDLQQFPTISYGGIEACVENLAWGLHNTHKDFVCIVPKRTVINEYPFEIIESDVPPLPGPEKNVWPFAQSLPAIIKEVKPDVIWSQSFWSAESLKSLGIPIICTFHEFVPDTKKKSEWFAFRENTWYRFVSEFQFNQWVDPNSEWQQAVSFSLHTGLSEDEYFLCPPSDRQDYYLWVAGLNWGWRTKGLDLFVELARRHPEKNFLAYGTGNKPLENQLMELSKTIKGFEFRGELKRGIAHREAFSKARLFLMPSQMSEPFGRTILESISKGTPVLGTCNGALPELIINDVNGYKANTIEEFEHILDHQFDYEACFRSAKRFHIDIEVEALVSRSMEIIRKGYNSKPYKNSNCYQSQSNTTFNQAQMKISFPNTDALKAPPRQRVADNSKLKIIYRICDHRNGGTKIPQINKRQCFLNFIEVFGNDNLIIVADNTSEATIEFLSRFSNSIERTSLGNSASFIHALNIAVGFDDAQSVYLVEDDYLHQPKGPQYIAEGLERADYVSLYDHADKYMAKSPNPLVSSGGENTKVILTSSSHWKHTNSTTMTFAVKAGTLKADQQVFRHFCNGKIPLDFLIFRKLAEVGRTVLTPIPGRATHCDEYPSPFIFDSPLPFKTEPIQNSINRQPATGIQVAETILSKGMI
- a CDS encoding class I SAM-dependent methyltransferase — its product is MKIESILKDAMAIHQTGELEAAEVLYRTILSQNPFDPDALNLLGVLSLQRGKLNEAGQLIKKAIDVNPLIAEYHYNLGETYAHQCKKDDAIKSYRQSLQCNPHLKIAQDRLAAMDKPFPSEFETNDNSLNHFEIIQRIINHTKANTYLEIGIDAGECFCNIDAKNKYGVDPTPSQDFVDKMMTNVMVTHFKCLQSGSSKAVHLTLRATNENPPPTFKLVDSCEFYYLTSDVFFARHAPLIFDKQKIDVAFVDGLNTYHQSYQDVSNALDFLANGGLILMHDCNPPSEASALPAESWEAAHRMNLAGWNGNWCGDVWKSVVRLRSTRNDLRVFVLDCDFGVGVVCRGEAENMLDLTMREIEHLSFKDLQSDRRTLLNLKPQSYLPEFLRSLV
- a CDS encoding tetratricopeptide repeat protein; this translates as MESSAFVEEAEKFVASGNWQAASIAYARLALSYPDEPDVFYLHGRVLMELGDWDAALSQFNKALSINPKDSRFHRCRGDVLQAMDMLLEAENAYRCAIDLNPRDTDALINLGNTIYKEGRSNGALAPYGRALAFDPENLKALNNIGKTWHDQGDLKKAKIWYETALKLNPNYPEAHFNHAIALLAEGDFRNGWQEYEWRFHRQSARQVYPHQLNILRWNGAPFQDKRLLVHCEQGLGDVIQFCRYMPMVKALGGTVTLEVHASLVSLLEHITSVDRIIPFGRLKPREIDYDLYVPLMSLPLLFGTTIESIPAQIPYLHPSPVEVSRWQSRLSSRCGARIGLVWSGSATDPRRSCPWEIISRLTKVMTNLQFFSLQKQLPPGITADLLEHANMIHWGNSLVDFHATAAAISHLDLVISIDTATAHLAGAMGKPVWILLPHAADWRWLQIRSDTPWYPTARLFRQPEKDDWRALVSTLVEELKQWSPASHH